In Azotosporobacter soli, a single genomic region encodes these proteins:
- a CDS encoding J domain-containing protein codes for MEFIDYYAVLGVAKTASDKEIKTAYRKLAKQYHPDLYKGPDKKKIDEKFKQINEAHEVLSDKAKRAEYDRLGRDWQNGAAAQQAYERQRTQRQTMHMEDMDGFSDFFAAFFGGDAFGRTARHGQTQDPYDVHEMLRRQRQARPARNIEAEIELPLEALMRGTEQEFQIDTGTAMRKVTVTIPPKSPPGTVLRLKGLGEKSPQGQAADLLLHIKAAPHEKWQVTGELDLTGELTIHPEQAVLGDAISLPTPDGTVQVKINAATHAGQVLRLKERGFKGKDGRLGNLLLTIRIDLPARQSAAEVELYRKIALLRKS; via the coding sequence ATGGAATTCATCGATTATTATGCCGTGCTCGGCGTTGCGAAGACGGCCAGTGACAAGGAAATAAAGACGGCATACCGCAAACTGGCAAAGCAGTATCATCCCGATCTGTACAAAGGGCCGGACAAGAAAAAAATTGATGAAAAATTCAAGCAGATCAATGAAGCGCATGAAGTGCTGAGCGACAAGGCCAAACGAGCCGAATACGATCGCCTCGGTCGCGATTGGCAAAATGGCGCAGCGGCGCAACAAGCGTATGAACGCCAGAGAACGCAGCGCCAAACGATGCATATGGAAGATATGGACGGTTTTAGCGATTTTTTTGCGGCCTTTTTCGGCGGCGATGCCTTTGGCCGTACGGCAAGGCACGGCCAAACGCAAGATCCGTATGACGTACATGAGATGTTGCGTCGGCAACGGCAAGCGCGACCGGCGCGTAATATTGAGGCCGAGATTGAATTGCCGCTTGAAGCCTTAATGCGAGGCACGGAGCAGGAGTTTCAAATCGATACGGGGACGGCAATGCGTAAAGTTACGGTTACCATTCCGCCTAAATCGCCGCCCGGCACGGTGCTGCGCTTAAAAGGGCTGGGGGAAAAATCGCCGCAGGGCCAAGCGGCCGATCTGCTGCTGCACATCAAGGCTGCGCCGCATGAGAAGTGGCAAGTCACGGGCGAACTCGATTTGACAGGCGAGCTTACGATTCACCCGGAACAGGCGGTACTCGGCGATGCAATTTCCTTACCGACGCCGGACGGAACGGTGCAGGTGAAAATTAATGCCGCAACGCATGCCGGACAAGTCCTGCGTCTGAAAGAGCGCGGCTTCAAAGGAAAAGACGGGCGGCTGGGGAACCTGTTGCTTACGATTCGGATTGACCTGCCTGCCAGGCAGAGTGCGGCGGAGGTCGAGCTGTACCGGAAGATCGCGTTGTTGCGTAAAAGCTAG
- a CDS encoding response regulator transcription factor has protein sequence MAQTKILIVDDDVDISEIIHTYLTKYDFSCQQAYDAAQALRLAREYCPDLLILDVQLPGASGIDVCRQLRQETDAPILFLSCLGEEQDKISGLEAGGDDYIAKPFSLGELLARVKAALRRSGLPETATAVRKHILSFPGLTIDLVNSQAVVDETIIDLPPMEFQLLSRLARNPGWTYSNEQLFSLVWGSESIDTRTVAVHINRLRKKLEQNAAKREYILTVWGKGYKFNDQL, from the coding sequence ATGGCACAGACTAAAATTCTGATTGTCGATGATGACGTTGACATCAGTGAAATTATCCATACGTATCTGACGAAATACGATTTTTCCTGCCAGCAGGCGTATGATGCTGCGCAGGCGTTGCGTCTGGCACGGGAATATTGTCCGGATCTTTTGATCCTCGATGTGCAGTTGCCCGGCGCAAGCGGCATTGACGTTTGCCGCCAATTGCGCCAGGAAACAGACGCGCCGATTCTGTTTCTCAGTTGTTTAGGCGAAGAGCAGGACAAAATTTCCGGCCTCGAAGCCGGCGGCGACGATTATATCGCCAAACCGTTCAGTTTGGGCGAATTGCTGGCTCGCGTAAAAGCCGCGCTCCGACGCAGCGGTCTGCCGGAAACGGCGACCGCCGTACGCAAGCACATCCTCTCTTTTCCCGGCTTGACGATCGATCTCGTCAATTCACAGGCCGTCGTCGATGAAACAATTATTGATCTGCCGCCGATGGAGTTTCAGCTTTTGTCGCGCCTGGCGCGCAACCCGGGCTGGACCTACAGCAATGAGCAGTTATTCTCGCTCGTTTGGGGCAGCGAAAGCATCGACACGCGAACGGTCGCGGTTCATATTAACCGTCTCCGCAAAAAGCTGGAGCAAAACGCAGCCAAACGCGAATATATTCTTACGGTCTGGGGCAAAGGTTATAAATTCAACGATCAATTGTAA
- a CDS encoding HAMP domain-containing sensor histidine kinase, whose translation MRLKHSRTFFILLCLFFVGLGGAVCDAQGQEHPEAERVTDYSRTILRGDWKISQEDQAEYKDTNYDDSAWQTTEVPSNLADSLPNLRTVWYRKWIYLPADKPLYNLALRLGKIATAEEVFINGYSIGRSGIVETMSLNHQKIRIYQLPDSRLHFGGYNLIAVRVQAGFYDLGGIYNDPVCIGDYVSLIKELIRSEDTALVFSGIYFLIGMAALAFYLKQKREKDQLYFGLGCISIGVYTYYTTQWRYIVGIEGPWDVVLFHIASFFIVPAFTRFAYERFRNPDRSKESRSEKLFEAYSNATLFCAVFMSLLLLAYHDVQFWRFAENMFNKALQLFTSCIGMVYLTYKLMQGQKEGRVIIFAACIAMFSGIMEVVAADLKLPPNPSMWGLMVFVLISIWELANRFFRLQHEVEEYSLGLEKMVERRTEQLQKMETARRRLLANISHDLRTPVTSVLGHAELLLEGIIESPATQRSYLQRIHTKMLGLNRLIQELFELSKMEAQQGRFEMKPIALAELVETIFQNHVFDVEHAGVVLTCKVDLPQGCQVSGDAERLEQAFLNLISNATAHTDAGGQIEISAALAAQDRVLLKVADTGVGILPEHVENIFERFYRGNEARTNPAEHSGLGLAITKEIIMAHQGEIWVDTGVEKGCTICITLPCSQIEKV comes from the coding sequence GTGCGCTTGAAGCATAGCCGAACCTTTTTCATCTTACTTTGCCTGTTCTTCGTTGGGCTCGGCGGCGCAGTTTGCGACGCGCAGGGGCAAGAACATCCCGAGGCTGAGAGGGTAACCGATTACAGTCGGACAATCTTAAGAGGGGATTGGAAAATTAGCCAGGAAGATCAGGCGGAATACAAAGATACGAACTATGATGATTCCGCCTGGCAAACGACGGAAGTGCCGTCTAATTTAGCGGATAGTCTGCCAAACCTACGGACAGTGTGGTATCGAAAATGGATTTACCTGCCGGCGGATAAACCGCTCTATAATTTGGCGCTGCGCCTCGGCAAGATTGCAACGGCTGAGGAAGTGTTTATCAATGGCTATTCGATTGGCCGCAGCGGCATTGTCGAGACGATGTCCTTAAATCATCAAAAGATACGAATTTATCAGTTGCCGGATAGCAGACTGCATTTTGGCGGTTATAATCTGATTGCGGTCAGGGTACAAGCGGGCTTTTATGATTTAGGCGGCATTTATAACGATCCGGTATGCATCGGCGATTATGTTTCTTTGATAAAGGAATTGATTCGCAGTGAAGATACGGCGCTTGTTTTTAGCGGCATTTACTTTTTAATCGGTATGGCTGCGTTGGCGTTTTATTTAAAACAGAAACGCGAAAAGGATCAGTTATATTTTGGTCTCGGATGCATCAGTATTGGTGTCTATACATACTATACGACGCAGTGGCGTTATATCGTCGGCATCGAAGGGCCGTGGGACGTAGTTCTCTTTCATATCGCCTCATTTTTTATCGTACCGGCATTTACTCGTTTTGCTTATGAGCGGTTTCGCAATCCGGATCGGTCAAAAGAAAGCAGGAGCGAAAAGCTGTTTGAAGCCTATAGCAATGCGACGCTTTTTTGCGCCGTTTTCATGAGCCTGCTGCTGCTGGCGTATCATGATGTCCAGTTTTGGCGATTCGCGGAGAATATGTTCAATAAGGCATTGCAGCTTTTTACCAGCTGCATCGGTATGGTTTATCTGACTTATAAATTAATGCAGGGGCAAAAAGAAGGACGCGTCATTATTTTTGCTGCGTGCATCGCCATGTTTAGCGGAATTATGGAAGTTGTGGCTGCCGATCTTAAACTACCGCCCAACCCTTCGATGTGGGGGTTGATGGTATTTGTCCTGATCAGCATTTGGGAATTAGCTAACCGTTTTTTCCGTCTGCAGCATGAGGTTGAGGAATATTCGCTGGGGCTGGAAAAAATGGTCGAACGCCGTACCGAGCAACTGCAGAAGATGGAAACGGCACGCCGCCGCTTATTGGCCAATATTTCGCATGATTTGCGCACGCCGGTCACGTCAGTGCTTGGGCATGCGGAACTGTTACTGGAAGGCATCATTGAATCGCCTGCCACGCAGCGCAGTTATCTGCAGCGCATCCATACTAAAATGCTGGGGCTGAATCGATTGATTCAGGAGCTGTTCGAGTTGAGCAAAATGGAAGCCCAACAAGGGCGTTTTGAAATGAAGCCGATTGCCCTGGCAGAACTGGTGGAGACAATTTTTCAAAATCATGTATTTGACGTCGAGCATGCCGGAGTCGTTCTGACATGCAAAGTCGATCTGCCGCAGGGTTGTCAAGTGAGCGGCGATGCGGAACGTTTGGAACAGGCTTTTCTTAATTTGATTTCCAATGCGACAGCCCATACCGACGCAGGCGGGCAAATCGAAATCAGCGCTGCTTTGGCGGCACAGGACCGGGTGCTGTTAAAAGTCGCCGACACCGGAGTGGGAATTTTGCCTGAGCATGTCGAAAATATTTTTGAGCGTTTTTATCGGGGCAATGAAGCGCGAACGAATCCGGCTGAGCACAGCGGCTTGGGACTGGCGATTACAAAAGAAATTATTATGGCGCATCAGGGTGAGATATGGGTAGACACGGGTGTTGAAAAAGGCTGTACGATTTGCATTACGCTGCCTTGCAGTCAAATTGAAAAAGTTTAA
- a CDS encoding polynucleotide adenylyltransferase produces the protein MGDTLELSERTLAETVAAQGGRLYRVGGCVRDALRGLPAKDIDFCVTGMVKKNFKELFPEAKECGKSFPVFLLTVDGVKCEVAFARTERKVGPGYLGFKVSSKPKVTIEEDLFRRDTTINSMAMDCLSGAIIDPYGGREDIERGILRATSEHFSEDPIRALRLAGQAARLGFTVEPRTLALAATVAEELKDEPVERMLAELTKALSEAAEPARFFRVLDEAHLLPVTFGELAALGRGERERALQLLDATATQTSSLKVRFASFGLTLPQEELEKWNKRMTLPGDWLEGAITVGQLAKLLAQPDAETIVTALIRLGRGAIEAADFDCIAKAGALSIPELAGLKAVMQQAVRAEVLPPQLRGREIGVWLRERQVKAIACALEA, from the coding sequence ATGGGAGACACGCTGGAACTGAGTGAACGGACGTTGGCAGAGACCGTTGCGGCGCAGGGAGGACGTTTATACCGGGTTGGCGGCTGTGTACGCGATGCGCTGCGCGGCTTACCGGCTAAGGATATTGACTTTTGCGTGACCGGGATGGTAAAGAAGAATTTTAAAGAATTATTTCCTGAAGCCAAGGAATGCGGTAAATCGTTTCCGGTTTTTTTATTGACCGTTGACGGCGTCAAATGTGAAGTTGCGTTTGCCCGCACAGAACGTAAAGTAGGCCCGGGTTATTTGGGCTTTAAAGTATCCTCGAAACCGAAGGTCACGATTGAAGAGGACTTATTTCGACGTGATACGACGATCAACTCGATGGCGATGGATTGTTTGAGCGGCGCAATCATTGATCCATACGGCGGTCGGGAGGACATCGAACGGGGAATCCTGCGCGCAACGAGTGAACATTTTTCCGAAGACCCGATTCGTGCGCTGCGTCTGGCAGGTCAGGCGGCGCGGCTCGGCTTTACGGTGGAGCCGAGGACGCTTGCACTGGCAGCGACGGTAGCAGAGGAATTGAAAGATGAACCGGTGGAACGGATGCTGGCAGAACTGACAAAGGCGTTGAGCGAGGCGGCAGAGCCGGCGCGTTTTTTTCGCGTGTTGGATGAGGCGCATTTGTTGCCGGTCACGTTTGGCGAATTAGCGGCATTAGGCAGGGGCGAACGGGAGCGTGCCTTACAGCTGCTCGACGCGACGGCGACGCAGACTTCATCACTAAAGGTGCGTTTTGCCAGCTTTGGCCTGACGTTGCCGCAAGAGGAGCTGGAAAAATGGAATAAGCGGATGACGCTGCCGGGGGATTGGCTGGAAGGCGCTATAACTGTCGGACAATTGGCGAAGCTGTTGGCGCAGCCGGACGCGGAAACCATTGTGACAGCGCTTATCCGATTAGGACGAGGTGCAATCGAGGCGGCTGATTTTGATTGTATTGCAAAGGCTGGCGCGCTTTCGATACCGGAACTTGCAGGACTGAAAGCGGTGATGCAGCAGGCCGTGCGTGCGGAGGTTCTGCCGCCGCAACTGCGCGGACGAGAAATCGGCGTATGGCTGCGCGAACGGCAGGTGAAGGCGATTGCATGTGCGCTTGAAGCATAG
- a CDS encoding MFS transporter, with product MEPYSKKSLYVMAAATFLAFMGIGVVDPLLPIIAKQIGARHWEVEMLFTAYIFTMAFMMLPAGIAANRFGEKPVLTSGLFVVCLASLFCALAHSIVELSWFRAAWGLGNAMFFACAMTIMIRFSRSVTEAIGLFEAAVGLGMAVGPLLGGVLGEASWRYPFAATSLLAALACLCVWRFVKPPVQEKKSAATSHGSKDLLVLLRYRPFLRVALVSMLYYYAFFTVLAYSPLFLQLSAMELGWVFFGWGMMLAAGSAKLSHMLERKFSSVQIISGALLLFALSVSGIYFSQDKALQLALIIASGLFCGVSNSLFTTYTMELSPYPRNITSSAYNFVRWLGAGLAPVTAGIMAENITPAAPYLAAFLVLAIGIVSLDRSPKAVLPEWAEKIAN from the coding sequence ATGGGCATCGGCGTCGTCGACCCGTTGCTGCCGATCATAGCGAAACAGATTGGGGCGCGCCACTGGGAAGTGGAAATGCTGTTTACCGCATACATCTTTACGATGGCATTCATGATGCTGCCCGCGGGCATTGCCGCCAATCGTTTCGGGGAAAAGCCGGTGCTGACCAGCGGCTTGTTTGTGGTTTGTCTGGCCAGCCTTTTTTGCGCCTTAGCCCATTCAATCGTCGAGCTGTCTTGGTTTCGCGCTGCGTGGGGGTTGGGCAACGCGATGTTTTTCGCCTGTGCAATGACAATCATGATCCGCTTTTCACGTTCTGTCACGGAAGCGATCGGTTTATTTGAAGCGGCGGTCGGTCTTGGCATGGCGGTGGGCCCGCTCTTGGGCGGCGTATTGGGCGAAGCAAGCTGGCGCTATCCGTTTGCAGCGACCAGCCTCTTGGCAGCCTTAGCCTGTCTGTGCGTTTGGCGTTTCGTAAAGCCTCCTGTGCAAGAAAAGAAATCTGCAGCGACTTCGCATGGCAGCAAGGATTTGCTGGTTTTGCTACGCTACCGTCCTTTCTTGCGTGTGGCGCTTGTTTCCATGCTTTACTATTATGCATTTTTTACTGTCTTGGCGTATTCGCCGCTTTTTCTGCAACTGTCGGCAATGGAACTGGGCTGGGTGTTCTTTGGCTGGGGGATGATGCTGGCAGCCGGCTCTGCGAAACTGTCGCATATGCTGGAACGTAAGTTTTCCTCAGTGCAGATCATTAGCGGAGCCTTGCTCTTATTCGCATTGAGCGTCAGCGGCATTTACTTTAGTCAGGACAAAGCGCTGCAATTGGCGTTGATCATCGCATCAGGCTTGTTCTGCGGCGTGAGCAATTCCTTGTTCACGACATACACGATGGAGTTGTCGCCTTATCCTCGCAATATTACTTCCAGCGCCTATAATTTTGTCCGTTGGCTGGGAGCAGGCTTGGCGCCGGTGACGGCGGGGATCATGGCGGAAAATATCACTCCGGCAGCGCCTTATCTGGCGGCTTTTCTAGTCTTGGCGATTGGTATCGTCAGTCTGGATCGGAGTCCTAAAGCCGTGTTGCCGGAGTGGGCAGAGAAAATCGCCAATTGA